A stretch of the Nitrospirota bacterium genome encodes the following:
- the dnaN gene encoding DNA polymerase III subunit beta, whose product MKLRMGRVELLTGLQRVQGVVEKRNTMPILSNILIEAKQEGVEIVATDLEIGMRGLYKATVEKPGGVTVSARKLYEIIKELNVSDIDITSGDNNWTTIQAGKSQFKIVGLPSTDYPALPTIEREGLIPLAGAGFLELIRKTLFAAGDNDARYILNGLLVTLITSEKKTILRLVGTDGHRLAVAEQEVGMPGAKGVPQEIKAIIPKKAAHEMQRLLEEGGEGEPLIGFTKNLMIFRKSGLLLTSRLMEGNYPNYQQVVPKESGRKIGVNRNELESALRRVSVLSRDKANAVKVSFVSGQMTLFSSNPDFGEATEELAAQYEGEALNTGFNARYLLDVLGVMDGETISLQMDNPLSPCLIQESDSPGFKCVVMPIKI is encoded by the coding sequence ATGAAACTACGTATGGGACGAGTAGAACTCTTGACGGGCCTCCAGCGGGTCCAAGGTGTTGTCGAGAAGCGCAACACGATGCCGATCCTCTCGAACATTTTGATCGAGGCGAAGCAGGAGGGGGTGGAGATCGTCGCCACCGACCTCGAGATCGGCATGCGCGGGCTCTATAAGGCCACTGTCGAGAAGCCTGGAGGGGTCACAGTCTCCGCCCGGAAGCTCTATGAGATCATCAAGGAACTGAACGTCAGCGACATCGATATCACCTCCGGTGACAATAACTGGACGACGATCCAGGCAGGCAAGAGCCAATTCAAGATCGTCGGTCTCCCCAGCACCGACTATCCCGCGTTGCCCACGATCGAACGGGAAGGGCTCATTCCCCTCGCCGGGGCCGGTTTCTTGGAGCTGATTCGCAAGACCCTCTTCGCGGCCGGCGACAATGACGCGCGGTACATCCTCAACGGGCTATTGGTGACCCTCATCACGTCGGAGAAGAAAACGATCTTGCGCTTGGTCGGCACCGATGGACACCGGTTGGCGGTAGCCGAACAGGAAGTTGGCATGCCTGGGGCTAAGGGCGTTCCGCAAGAGATCAAAGCCATCATTCCGAAGAAAGCCGCGCATGAGATGCAGCGTCTTCTGGAAGAAGGCGGCGAAGGCGAGCCCTTGATCGGGTTCACCAAAAACCTCATGATCTTCCGGAAGAGCGGACTGCTGTTGACCTCGCGGCTGATGGAGGGGAACTACCCGAACTATCAGCAAGTGGTCCCAAAAGAGAGCGGCAGGAAGATCGGGGTCAACCGCAACGAGTTGGAAAGTGCGCTCAGGCGTGTCTCCGTCTTGTCGCGCGATAAGGCGAATGCGGTGAAGGTCTCGTTTGTCTCCGGACAGATGACGCTGTTCTCCAGCAATCCAGATTTTGGAGAAGCGACCGAAGAGCTGGCGGCACAGTATGAGGGGGAAGCGTTGAACACGGGGTTCAATGCCCGCTACTTGTTGGATGTGCTTGGAGTCATGGACGGAGAGACGATTTCTCTGCAAATGGACAATCCGCTGAGCCCCTGTTTGATCCAGGAGTCAGACAGTCCCGGCTTCAAGTGCGTCGTGATGCCAATTAAAATTTGA
- the dnaA gene encoding chromosomal replication initiator protein DnaA, translating into MKNDTETMTLVNVWQDALACIQGKVPKQVYDTWFTPIHLEHIEDSTAQLGVPNKFFGDWLSQHYGPLLAEALSAARGGEETAITFSIFHKQVVKLPENGTTPASSRQSTATRPKRGIQLNPKYTFKNFVVGAGNQFAHAACMAVAEQPAKAYNPLFIYGETGLGKTHLLNAIGNYVAERTDLRIAYLTTEQFTNEVINSIRYDKMMDLRKRYRHIDMLMIDDIQFLAGKERTQEEFFHTFNALYEAHKQLVLSSDRFPKDMPDIEERLRSRFEWGLIADLQPPDVETRIAILRKKSEDDGVSLPEDVVQFLATTMKSNIRELEGSLVRLGAYASLTGQTITLEMAKTVLRDLIGTKKKIVSMDDIQETVGARFHVKISDLKSRRRSKTLVHPRQIAMYLCRELTDSSYPEIGRQFGGKDHTTIIHACKQVIKAKDLDSVLSATLDSLKEQILRA; encoded by the coding sequence ATGAAGAATGATACAGAAACTATGACTCTTGTGAATGTGTGGCAAGACGCCTTGGCTTGTATTCAAGGGAAAGTGCCAAAACAGGTGTACGATACCTGGTTTACGCCGATTCACCTCGAGCACATTGAAGATTCAACTGCGCAACTTGGCGTTCCCAATAAGTTTTTTGGCGATTGGTTAAGCCAGCACTACGGACCCCTCCTGGCTGAGGCACTCTCGGCTGCCCGAGGCGGGGAAGAAACGGCGATCACCTTCTCCATCTTTCATAAACAGGTGGTAAAACTGCCTGAAAACGGGACTACGCCGGCGTCTAGTCGTCAAAGTACCGCGACCAGGCCGAAACGGGGCATCCAGCTTAATCCCAAGTACACATTCAAGAATTTCGTCGTGGGCGCGGGGAACCAGTTTGCCCATGCCGCTTGTATGGCGGTCGCCGAACAGCCGGCCAAAGCCTACAATCCGTTGTTTATCTATGGCGAGACCGGGTTGGGGAAAACCCACCTCTTGAATGCCATTGGAAACTATGTGGCAGAGCGGACCGATCTTCGCATTGCCTATTTGACGACCGAGCAGTTTACAAACGAGGTCATTAACTCCATTCGATACGACAAGATGATGGATCTGCGGAAGCGGTATCGTCATATCGATATGTTAATGATCGACGACATTCAATTCCTGGCGGGCAAGGAACGGACGCAGGAGGAATTTTTCCATACGTTCAATGCCCTCTACGAAGCGCATAAGCAGCTGGTCCTTTCGAGCGACCGTTTTCCGAAAGATATGCCCGATATCGAAGAACGGCTGCGGTCGCGCTTTGAATGGGGCCTGATCGCAGATCTTCAGCCGCCGGACGTGGAGACACGCATCGCCATCTTGCGGAAAAAGTCCGAGGACGATGGCGTTTCGTTGCCGGAAGATGTCGTTCAGTTTCTCGCGACCACGATGAAGAGCAATATTCGCGAGCTGGAAGGTTCGCTGGTGCGCCTCGGCGCCTATGCGTCGCTCACCGGCCAAACGATCACGCTGGAGATGGCAAAGACCGTGCTCCGGGATCTGATCGGCACCAAGAAAAAGATCGTGTCGATGGACGATATTCAGGAAACGGTGGGCGCGCGCTTCCATGTGAAGATCTCCGACCTGAAATCCCGCCGCCGGAGTAAAACGTTGGTCCATCCGAGGCAGATCGCCATGTATCTCTGTCGGGAACTCACGGACTCCTCGTATCCCGAGATCGGGCGGCAGTTCGGAGGCAAAGACCATACGACGATCATTCATGCCTGCAAACAGGTCATTAAAGCCAAAGACCTCGACAGTGTATTGAGCGCCACGTTGGACAGCTTGAAGGAACAGATTCTACGAGCATGA
- a CDS encoding DsrE family protein, translated as MAARKLGLLLSTAPSHPSVETVVQLAQAALRRGVEVYLYLIDEGVKSAIDQRYIGLIDAGVKMSVCAYGCQQHGVPTASVDSRVSLSGLVVLSGIIDGCDRFLAFT; from the coding sequence ATGGCGGCTCGCAAGCTGGGTCTCTTGTTATCCACAGCCCCTTCCCATCCTAGTGTTGAGACCGTCGTCCAACTGGCTCAGGCTGCTTTACGCCGGGGAGTCGAGGTTTATCTCTATCTCATCGATGAAGGGGTGAAGAGCGCGATCGATCAGCGTTATATCGGCTTGATCGATGCCGGTGTGAAGATGTCTGTCTGCGCCTATGGTTGTCAGCAACATGGTGTACCCACAGCCTCGGTCGATTCGAGGGTCTCGTTATCCGGGTTAGTCGTGTTGTCTGGAATTATCGATGGGTGTGATCGCTTTCTCGCGTTTACATAA
- the hisS gene encoding histidine--tRNA ligase, whose translation MDTIKGIKGVKDILPEETPRWRFIEDAARRWALAYGYQEIRIPIFELTALFARSIGAATDIVEKEMYTFPDRDGTSLTLRPEGTAGTVRAFIEHNRAAEPLPQKYFYIGPMFRHERPQAGRLRQFHQFGVESFGTADPRVDVEAIALLWRLLSDLGLPDLTLEINSLGGTGDRAAYKPILLAFLSQHEANLCANCRRRMETNPLRVLDCKIPDCRAATESAPKLTEHLSPEARAHFDQVLTGLTAIGVPYQLNPRLVRGLDYYCLTSFEITSTHLGAQNAVGAGGRYDGLVETLGGPSVPAIGFAVGLERVSLMLPETASSSLHELLYYIAAFGEAGTKLGLVLLDELRRVGLSAQCDYRAATLKAHLRQADRSKCRYAILLGDDEASRGAVILRNLETKAQEELPLAGLASLLKSRNLAG comes from the coding sequence ATGGATACGATCAAGGGCATTAAGGGCGTTAAAGATATCCTTCCCGAGGAAACTCCCCGGTGGCGTTTCATTGAAGATGCCGCGCGGCGTTGGGCGCTGGCCTATGGATATCAAGAAATCCGGATCCCCATCTTCGAACTCACGGCGCTCTTTGCCCGCAGTATCGGCGCGGCTACGGACATCGTCGAAAAAGAGATGTATACCTTTCCTGACCGGGACGGGACTTCGCTAACGCTGCGCCCTGAAGGCACAGCCGGAACGGTCCGCGCCTTCATCGAACACAATCGTGCGGCCGAGCCGCTTCCGCAAAAGTATTTTTATATCGGTCCGATGTTCCGCCATGAGCGGCCGCAGGCGGGACGTCTCCGGCAGTTCCATCAATTCGGGGTAGAGTCGTTCGGCACGGCGGATCCTCGCGTCGATGTCGAGGCGATTGCCCTACTCTGGCGCCTGCTCTCGGATCTAGGCCTGCCGGACCTGACTTTGGAAATCAATAGTCTGGGGGGTACCGGCGACCGCGCCGCCTACAAACCGATCTTGCTCGCCTTTCTCTCGCAGCACGAAGCCAATCTCTGTGCCAACTGCCGGCGCCGCATGGAGACGAACCCGTTACGCGTATTGGATTGCAAGATCCCGGACTGTCGAGCGGCGACTGAATCGGCGCCCAAGCTTACCGAACATCTTTCTCCCGAGGCCCGAGCCCATTTCGACCAGGTTCTGACCGGTCTCACAGCCATCGGGGTCCCCTATCAGTTGAATCCTCGTCTGGTGCGGGGGCTCGACTACTATTGTTTGACGAGTTTTGAAATTACCTCGACCCACTTGGGCGCTCAGAACGCGGTAGGTGCCGGAGGCCGCTACGACGGATTGGTGGAGACGCTGGGCGGCCCTTCTGTTCCCGCTATTGGATTTGCGGTCGGCCTTGAGCGTGTGTCGTTGATGCTTCCAGAAACTGCCTCGTCCTCGTTACATGAGTTGCTCTATTATATCGCGGCCTTCGGAGAGGCTGGGACCAAACTTGGCCTGGTGCTCCTGGACGAACTCCGTCGAGTCGGACTGTCTGCCCAATGTGACTATCGTGCCGCCACGCTCAAAGCTCACCTTCGCCAAGCGGATCGATCGAAGTGCCGATATGCCATTCTTCTGGGCGACGATGAAGCCAGCCGCGGTGCGGTCATTCTCCGTAACCTCGAGACGAAGGCGCAAGAGGAACTCCCTCTCGCAGGTCTCGCCTCTCTCCTCAAGTCCCGCAATCTCGCCGGATAG
- a CDS encoding FAD-dependent thymidylate synthase, which translates to MSIDQPTRRVIALAPMPPEKSAYALARYSRSPDSIEDSLRWVHGHSSEKFWDQFYFDYGHASIADLGHVIICFEDISELAAIRLEDEPLWDGQAKSSRYQNFASGGWYVPDSIRGSETEGTYHGILRSLAEIYRLLHQPLTQFISEREPRPESMKPADYQRTIAARAFDVTRYLLPLAAKTNVGQVVSIRTLEKQIIRLLSSQLPELRSIGDELKDACQRSPVNVWGELSGQTGAQEPLAPTLARHAKANDYQASVYLDLARYAKDALQGTGLDQPATWGAQEPVELIESHDPLDEIVTTLLYRVSHAPYRSILAVVRSWTEKQKQETIDVAMSARGPYDELIKEFRSGYAFTFDVLMDIGGWRDMHRHRRCQQIQQNFTTMHGYEVPPPLVQAGLDQEYRQAMDAVRSDIEQLKKTSAEGSLYATPFGFKVRCLFKMDYAEAEYIAKLRSGVKGHWSYRTIAWLMKQKIAARYPALGDRIQATSPDIEDTLTR; encoded by the coding sequence ATGAGTATCGATCAACCGACCCGTCGAGTCATCGCGCTGGCGCCTATGCCGCCCGAGAAATCCGCCTATGCGCTGGCCCGTTATAGCCGCTCGCCCGACTCGATCGAGGACAGCCTCCGCTGGGTGCATGGGCATTCGTCTGAGAAGTTCTGGGATCAGTTTTATTTCGACTATGGCCATGCCTCGATCGCCGATCTAGGTCATGTCATCATCTGCTTCGAGGACATCTCCGAACTCGCCGCGATCCGGCTCGAAGACGAGCCCCTGTGGGATGGCCAGGCGAAATCCAGCCGCTATCAGAACTTTGCGTCCGGCGGATGGTACGTGCCTGATTCCATTCGAGGGTCCGAGACCGAGGGCACCTATCATGGCATCCTCCGCAGCCTCGCCGAGATCTATCGGCTCCTGCATCAACCCTTGACCCAATTTATTTCGGAGCGCGAGCCGCGCCCCGAATCGATGAAGCCAGCCGATTACCAACGGACCATTGCCGCGCGCGCCTTCGACGTGACCCGGTATCTCCTGCCCCTCGCGGCCAAGACGAACGTCGGGCAAGTCGTCAGCATCAGAACGTTGGAAAAACAAATCATCAGACTCTTGTCGTCGCAACTCCCGGAATTGCGTTCGATCGGCGACGAACTCAAGGATGCCTGCCAGCGGTCCCCCGTGAATGTATGGGGCGAGTTGTCCGGCCAGACCGGCGCACAGGAACCGCTGGCGCCGACGCTCGCGCGCCATGCCAAGGCGAACGACTATCAGGCCTCCGTCTACCTCGACCTTGCCCGCTATGCGAAAGACGCACTTCAAGGAACCGGATTGGATCAACCGGCTACCTGGGGCGCGCAGGAGCCGGTCGAACTCATCGAGTCCCACGATCCCCTGGACGAAATCGTCACCACCTTGCTCTATCGTGTTTCGCATGCCCCCTATCGGAGCATTCTCGCGGTCGTCCGTAGCTGGACCGAAAAGCAGAAACAGGAAACGATCGACGTGGCGATGAGTGCACGAGGGCCCTACGACGAACTCATCAAAGAATTCCGCAGCGGCTACGCCTTCACGTTCGACGTACTCATGGACATCGGCGGCTGGCGCGACATGCACCGGCACCGGCGCTGCCAGCAGATCCAACAGAACTTCACGACCATGCATGGCTATGAAGTCCCGCCGCCGCTCGTGCAGGCAGGGCTGGACCAGGAATATCGCCAGGCCATGGATGCGGTCCGTTCGGACATCGAGCAGCTCAAGAAAACCAGCGCGGAGGGATCGCTCTACGCCACCCCGTTCGGCTTCAAGGTGCGCTGCCTCTTCAAGATGGACTATGCCGAAGCCGAATACATCGCGAAGCTCCGATCCGGCGTGAAGGGTCACTGGTCGTACCGGACCATCGCCTGGCTGATGAAACAAAAAATCGCGGCTCGTTATCCTGCACTCGGGGATCGCATCCAAGCCACCTCGCCGGATATTGAAGATACCCTCACCAGATAA
- a CDS encoding tetratricopeptide repeat protein — protein MTDYQASCETTLLEGQWDQALSAALAWARHSATDATRDPRPHFALNVIYLLRGEFAEAWNTHSKCLQEPEDIALVKAWIEGFVARQSEQANAHLVMGLFLAQSGQSEQSIASYKESIKLAPQSAYPHYFVAQIHERADHLEMAIKEYREAVRLDPSYAPARTNLGVAYQEQGRLEMAIPQYREVIKLHPNDSVAHANLACALAEQGKFEPALQSYKEALRLNPKDAAVHFALGNHYETKGRLDLALKEYDAALVADPNFGPAHAAIGWMALGRQHMQAAYEAFNRALKANDQDPRAYHGIAEYYSQKGKRESALDNFAKALKFYKDPERKNAILNQLFQEGQMAD, from the coding sequence ATGACCGACTACCAAGCATCATGTGAAACGACCCTGCTGGAAGGCCAATGGGATCAGGCCTTGTCCGCCGCATTGGCCTGGGCCCGCCATTCCGCCACCGACGCAACGCGGGACCCGCGACCCCATTTCGCCCTGAACGTCATCTATCTATTGCGTGGGGAGTTTGCCGAAGCCTGGAATACCCATTCGAAGTGTTTACAGGAACCGGAAGACATTGCCCTGGTCAAAGCATGGATCGAAGGATTTGTCGCGCGCCAGTCGGAACAGGCCAATGCCCATCTCGTGATGGGCCTGTTTCTGGCTCAGTCAGGCCAGTCCGAACAATCGATCGCCTCCTACAAGGAATCGATCAAGCTCGCGCCACAATCCGCCTATCCCCATTATTTTGTCGCACAGATTCATGAGCGGGCCGACCACCTCGAAATGGCCATCAAGGAATACCGCGAAGCAGTCCGGCTGGATCCCTCCTATGCGCCGGCGCGCACCAACCTGGGCGTGGCCTACCAAGAGCAGGGCCGGTTGGAGATGGCGATTCCCCAATATCGCGAAGTGATCAAGCTGCATCCCAACGATTCGGTGGCCCATGCCAACCTCGCCTGCGCGCTGGCCGAGCAGGGCAAGTTCGAGCCGGCCTTGCAGTCCTACAAAGAAGCCTTGCGCCTGAACCCCAAGGACGCAGCCGTGCATTTCGCGCTGGGCAACCATTACGAAACGAAGGGCCGTCTGGATCTGGCACTCAAAGAATACGACGCGGCCCTCGTCGCCGATCCGAACTTCGGTCCGGCCCATGCGGCGATCGGCTGGATGGCGCTGGGTAGACAGCATATGCAAGCCGCCTACGAAGCCTTCAATCGCGCCCTCAAGGCCAACGATCAAGACCCTCGGGCCTACCACGGCATCGCCGAATACTATTCCCAAAAGGGAAAGCGCGAGAGCGCGCTGGACAACTTCGCCAAGGCGCTCAAGTTCTACAAAGACCCCGAACGAAAAAACGCGATTTTGAATCAGCTGTTCCAGGAAGGCCAGATGGCGGATTAG
- a CDS encoding BrnT family toxin, which translates to MKRLLGLEGFDWNEANLTKNWEKHRVTPWECEQLFFNLPLVVAEDSVHSTVEARYYVLGQTDAGRRLFLVFTARKRRIRVISARDMSVKERRTYDEQVKTKTDVQE; encoded by the coding sequence ATGAAGAGACTGCTCGGGCTTGAAGGATTTGATTGGAATGAGGCCAACCTCACGAAGAATTGGGAAAAGCACCGTGTCACCCCCTGGGAATGCGAGCAATTGTTCTTCAACCTTCCGCTGGTCGTGGCGGAAGACTCGGTCCATTCCACAGTTGAGGCCCGCTACTATGTCCTGGGGCAAACCGATGCAGGACGACGGCTATTTCTAGTCTTTACCGCCCGCAAGCGGAGGATTCGCGTCATATCGGCGAGGGACATGAGTGTGAAGGAACGGAGGACGTACGATGAGCAAGTTAAAACCAAAACCGACGTTCAAGAGTGA
- a CDS encoding BrnA antitoxin family protein, whose protein sequence is MSKLKPKPTFKSEAQEVAFWASHDSTEYIDYSKSRRMIFPKLKPSTETISLRLPKSLLDQIKTLANKRDVPYQTLLKLFVLERVQAELHLKTAKAS, encoded by the coding sequence ATGAGCAAGTTAAAACCAAAACCGACGTTCAAGAGTGAAGCGCAGGAAGTCGCCTTCTGGGCCTCGCATGACTCCACGGAGTATATCGACTACTCCAAGAGTCGCCGGATGATCTTTCCGAAGCTCAAGCCATCGACGGAGACAATTTCACTCCGGCTGCCAAAATCTCTTCTGGACCAAATCAAGACGTTGGCCAATAAGCGCGATGTTCCCTATCAGACGCTCCTGAAACTTTTCGTGCTCGAACGAGTGCAAGCGGAGCTGCACCTCAAGACCGCTAAGGCGTCATAG
- a CDS encoding alpha/beta hydrolase has protein sequence MKHSLFLAMLLVELLGQFTSAFGGPLRDRIEERLENRRAAAQAEDTGELDLGEQSATGVRLPTDARLERDLAYGTDPQQRLDVYLPAQAKGAPIIFMVHGGAWMIGDKAASGFVSNKVSHWLPKGYILVSSNYRMSRRPNPLDQADDIARALAFVQAKAPSWGGDPTRVLLLGHSAGAHLVSLLAADPRIVTSKGGTAWLGTIVLDSAAYDLVEIMQRKHPRIYDRAFGKDPAFWTEASPYRRLTGAPAPMFLVCSTRRNAACPPAQTFASKATELGGKITVLPVDLKHGELNKELGLPSEYTTTIENFMRTLGLP, from the coding sequence ATGAAACATTCTCTATTTTTGGCTATGTTGCTGGTGGAATTGCTGGGGCAGTTCACCTCGGCATTCGGCGGCCCGCTTCGTGACCGGATCGAAGAGCGGCTCGAAAACCGGCGCGCGGCTGCACAGGCCGAGGATACCGGCGAGCTAGACCTTGGCGAGCAATCGGCGACCGGCGTGCGCCTCCCGACTGACGCGCGACTCGAACGGGACCTCGCCTATGGCACCGACCCCCAGCAACGTCTGGATGTCTATCTCCCCGCTCAAGCCAAGGGGGCGCCGATCATCTTCATGGTGCATGGGGGTGCCTGGATGATCGGGGACAAGGCTGCGTCAGGCTTCGTCTCGAATAAGGTCTCGCATTGGCTGCCCAAGGGCTACATCCTCGTGTCGTCGAACTATCGCATGTCTCGACGGCCCAACCCCCTTGACCAGGCAGACGACATCGCACGAGCCCTGGCCTTCGTGCAGGCCAAGGCCCCATCCTGGGGAGGCGACCCGACTCGCGTGTTATTGCTGGGACATTCGGCCGGAGCCCATCTGGTCTCCCTGCTGGCAGCCGATCCTCGCATCGTGACCAGCAAAGGCGGGACAGCATGGCTTGGCACCATCGTACTCGACAGCGCCGCCTACGACCTCGTCGAGATCATGCAGCGGAAACATCCCCGTATCTATGATCGTGCGTTTGGGAAAGACCCTGCGTTCTGGACCGAGGCGTCGCCCTACCGTCGGCTGACTGGGGCCCCTGCGCCGATGTTTCTGGTCTGCTCGACCAGGCGCAACGCTGCCTGTCCGCCAGCACAAACGTTTGCGTCCAAAGCGACCGAACTAGGCGGGAAGATCACCGTGCTGCCGGTGGATCTGAAGCACGGGGAACTCAACAAAGAGCTGGGTCTTCCAAGCGAATACACCACGACTATCGAGAACTTCATGCGCACGCTCGGCCTCCCGTAG
- a CDS encoding putative toxin-antitoxin system toxin component, PIN family, with translation MRVVFDTNIYVSAFVLPGSSADRAMQRIFDGHDTLLISKPILDELLITLARKFSRDADALSRTALLLTELAELIQPRERVNVFEDDPDNRILECAIAGQAKIIVTGDKAMLAVEISHGVRLLSLSAYLRR, from the coding sequence GTGAGAGTCGTTTTTGATACCAATATTTACGTCTCAGCGTTCGTCCTGCCTGGTTCTTCTGCCGATCGAGCGATGCAGCGCATCTTTGACGGCCACGATACGTTACTGATCTCCAAACCCATCCTCGACGAACTACTCATCACTCTTGCTCGTAAGTTCAGCCGCGATGCCGATGCCTTAAGCCGTACAGCTCTGTTACTGACAGAGCTCGCCGAACTCATTCAACCGAGGGAACGGGTCAACGTGTTCGAAGACGACCCGGACAATCGGATTCTCGAATGTGCGATTGCCGGACAGGCCAAGATCATTGTGACCGGAGACAAGGCCATGCTGGCGGTTGAAATATCTCATGGAGTCCGGCTTCTTTCCTTGAGCGCGTATCTGCGCCGATAA
- a CDS encoding P-II family nitrogen regulator: MGALTLHPMKEIRVIVAGEHRPFVTELLDRVNATGYTIIGNVSGKGHHGVREAHFMFSEQESLEMIMTVVPEEKVEPILAGLRPLFDRHSGVMFVTDVAVSRQEYFGKAQKK; this comes from the coding sequence ATGGGCGCGTTGACATTGCATCCGATGAAGGAAATCCGAGTGATCGTGGCGGGAGAACACCGGCCGTTTGTGACGGAATTGCTGGACCGGGTCAACGCAACCGGCTACACGATCATCGGCAATGTGTCGGGCAAAGGACATCATGGTGTGCGCGAAGCCCACTTCATGTTCAGCGAGCAGGAAAGCCTCGAGATGATCATGACGGTCGTCCCGGAAGAAAAAGTGGAGCCCATCCTGGCAGGACTGCGGCCGCTGTTCGATCGGCATTCCGGGGTCATGTTCGTCACCGACGTAGCGGTCAGCCGGCAGGAGTATTTCGGGAAGGCCCAGAAAAAGTAG